From a region of the Theobroma cacao cultivar B97-61/B2 chromosome 8, Criollo_cocoa_genome_V2, whole genome shotgun sequence genome:
- the LOC18591524 gene encoding auxin-induced protein 6B, giving the protein MSAGLGKCSKIRHIVRLRQMLRRWRNKARMSAGRIPSDVPEGHVAVCVGMSCRRFVVRATYLNHPVFKKLLVQAEEEYGFTNQGPLAIPCDESVFEEVIRFISRSESGHSARFVNLEDFKGNCHVGIRSQLDLWTESRPLLHGFAEKTIW; this is encoded by the coding sequence ATGTCCGCGGGGCTTGGAAAATGCAGCAAAATCCGCCACATTGTGAGGCTTAGGCAAATGCTGCGGCGGTGGAGGAACAAGGCTCGGATGTCAGCGGGCCGCATCCCGTCCGATGTGCCGGAGGGACACGTGGCGGTCTGTGTTGGGATGAGTTGCAGGAGATTCGTTGTGCGCGCGACGTACCTAAACCATCCCGTCTTCAAGAAACTGCTTGTGCAAGCCGAGGAGGAGTACGGCTTCACCAACCAAGGCCCATTGGCGATCCCCTGCGATGAGTCCGTTTTCGAGGAAGTGATCCGGTTTATTTCCCGGTCGGAGTCGGGTCACTCGGCAAGGTTTGTGAACTTGGAGGACTTTAAAGGGAACTGCCACGTGGGAATCAGGAGTCAGCTTGATTTGTGGACCGAATCTCGACCGTTACTTCATGGGTTCGCAGAGAAAACAATCTGGTAA